Proteins encoded within one genomic window of Halococcus salifodinae DSM 8989:
- a CDS encoding cbb3-type cytochrome c oxidase subunit I, which yields MSEVIVGVAAVGLVLAVLAWRIHANRKTAPPEPPQPDGGYLPENPTTETGAETEAKSAGITRWLTTVDHKDIGIMYIVFGAIAGLWGGTDAMMIRTELLTPAADLWTEGTYNALFTTHGLTMLILFVTPVFFGMANYFLPILIGADDLSFPRLNALSFWLLPPALLLIRGGLVVNLFAKFLGVWVPVDAIDFLFEIKPPEIGWYMYAPLSLQSGNPQVDFLLLGLHLSGISTVLASINFIITVFAERDEEVSWADVDLFTWTLVTTAGIALLAFSLLGAALVMLLLDRNFGTTFFALEGGGPILWQHIFWFWGHPEVYIIVLPGFGLMSTILPKFAGRTLFGRKYVIYSTFAIGVLSFGVWAHHMFSTGIDPRIRASFMAVSLAIAIPSAIKEFNWITTIWKGRVRLTAPMIFCIGGLSTFVIGGITGVFLASIPVDLLYHDTYYVVGHFHMILMGIIPFMMMAASYYWFPILTERMYDQPLARFQAVLMVVGVIVTFGAMLITGALGLPRRYASYPAEFAPLMEITTIGAYVIGISVLLWLWNMLKSYFWGSRITDADVWDLKEVGQFTREWQHFEEQLRERYAADGSGERERRRAMPDGSRGDE from the coding sequence ATGTCTGAGGTGATCGTCGGCGTCGCTGCGGTCGGGCTCGTCCTTGCCGTACTCGCGTGGCGGATCCACGCGAACCGCAAAACAGCGCCGCCCGAGCCGCCACAGCCCGACGGCGGGTATCTCCCCGAAAACCCGACCACCGAGACCGGCGCAGAGACCGAGGCCAAGTCGGCGGGTATCACGCGCTGGTTGACCACTGTGGATCACAAGGACATCGGGATCATGTACATCGTGTTCGGGGCGATCGCGGGGCTGTGGGGAGGCACCGACGCGATGATGATCCGGACTGAACTCCTGACGCCCGCGGCCGACCTCTGGACCGAGGGCACGTACAACGCTCTCTTCACCACTCACGGGCTCACGATGTTGATCCTGTTCGTCACACCCGTGTTCTTCGGGATGGCGAACTACTTCCTGCCCATCCTGATCGGGGCCGACGACCTCTCCTTCCCCCGGCTCAACGCACTGAGCTTCTGGCTCCTCCCGCCGGCGTTGCTCCTCATCCGCGGCGGGCTCGTGGTGAACCTCTTCGCGAAGTTCCTCGGCGTCTGGGTGCCGGTCGATGCGATCGACTTTCTCTTCGAGATCAAACCTCCCGAGATCGGGTGGTACATGTACGCGCCGCTGTCGCTCCAGTCGGGCAACCCACAGGTCGACTTCCTCCTGCTCGGGCTCCATTTGAGTGGGATCTCGACCGTCCTCGCCTCGATCAACTTCATCATCACCGTGTTCGCCGAGCGCGACGAGGAGGTCTCGTGGGCCGATGTCGACCTGTTCACGTGGACGCTGGTCACGACCGCCGGGATCGCGCTGCTCGCGTTCTCGCTGCTCGGGGCCGCGCTCGTGATGCTGTTGCTCGATCGGAACTTCGGGACGACGTTTTTCGCGCTCGAAGGCGGTGGTCCGATCCTCTGGCAGCATATCTTCTGGTTCTGGGGCCACCCGGAGGTGTATATCATCGTTCTTCCGGGGTTCGGGCTGATGAGCACGATACTGCCGAAGTTCGCGGGACGGACGCTGTTCGGCCGGAAGTACGTGATCTACTCGACGTTCGCGATCGGCGTGCTTTCGTTCGGCGTGTGGGCTCACCACATGTTCTCGACCGGGATCGACCCACGGATCAGAGCGAGCTTCATGGCGGTCTCGCTCGCGATCGCGATCCCGAGCGCGATCAAGGAGTTCAACTGGATCACCACGATCTGGAAGGGGCGGGTCAGGCTGACTGCGCCGATGATCTTCTGTATCGGCGGGCTGAGCACGTTCGTGATCGGCGGCATCACGGGCGTGTTCCTCGCTTCCATACCGGTGGATCTGCTGTACCACGACACCTACTACGTCGTGGGTCACTTCCACATGATCCTGATGGGGATCATCCCGTTCATGATGATGGCGGCGAGCTACTACTGGTTCCCGATCCTCACCGAACGGATGTACGACCAGCCGCTCGCCCGCTTCCAGGCCGTGTTGATGGTGGTCGGCGTGATCGTGACCTTCGGCGCGATGTTGATCACCGGCGCGCTTGGACTGCCGCGGCGGTACGCGAGCTACCCCGCGGAGTTCGCGCCGCTGATGGAGATCACGACGATCGGGGCGTACGTCATCGGGATCAGCGTCCTGCTGTGGCTGTGGAACATGCTCAAGTCGTACTTCTGGGGTTCGCGGATCACCGACGCCGACGTCTGGGATCTGAAGGAAGTCGGCCAGTTCACCCGCGAGTGGCAGCACTTCGAGGAACAGCTCCGCGAGCGCTACGCGGCGGATGGCTCCGGTGAGCGCGAGCGTCGTCGGGCCATGCCCGACGGTAGTAGGGGAGACGAATGA
- a CDS encoding YihY/virulence factor BrkB family protein codes for MNVRSSRPARLARATIAEVRENHLTFMAGSLAFYAFVSLVPLFVLAFVAASVVGGEAFATRITDLLESTLTESARDLLADVLTDSSGQTGASAIGLVTLLWSGLKLFRGLDIAFDAVYGVRRPKSLLAQLRDGAIVLLGVGLAVGVIVVTGAAFALFPTIPYVEDFHPLLLVVGLSLTFLPLYYFLPDVDVSMVEVLPGTVLAALGWTVTEFAFQFYVAYAGQYAAYGVIGGVLLVLIWLYYSALVLLLGAVVNVVFAGRSTHLGDERAPLDDSRSADTTPDGGRWRW; via the coding sequence GTGAACGTCCGCTCGTCCCGGCCGGCGCGGCTCGCTCGGGCGACGATCGCCGAGGTCCGCGAGAACCACCTCACCTTCATGGCGGGCAGCCTCGCGTTCTACGCGTTCGTTTCGCTGGTGCCGCTGTTCGTGCTGGCGTTCGTCGCGGCGTCGGTCGTCGGCGGCGAGGCGTTCGCGACCCGGATCACCGACCTGCTCGAATCGACGCTGACCGAGAGTGCGCGCGATCTCCTTGCGGACGTGCTGACCGACTCGTCGGGACAGACCGGCGCGTCCGCGATCGGGCTCGTGACGCTACTGTGGAGTGGATTAAAGCTGTTCCGCGGGCTCGACATCGCGTTCGACGCGGTCTACGGCGTGCGGCGGCCGAAATCGTTGCTCGCTCAGCTCCGGGACGGCGCGATCGTTCTCCTCGGGGTGGGGCTCGCGGTCGGTGTGATCGTTGTCACCGGCGCGGCGTTCGCGCTCTTTCCCACGATCCCGTACGTCGAGGATTTCCATCCGCTGCTCCTCGTCGTCGGGCTCTCGCTGACCTTTCTGCCGCTGTATTACTTCCTGCCGGACGTCGACGTCTCGATGGTCGAAGTGCTGCCGGGAACGGTGCTCGCCGCGCTCGGCTGGACCGTCACCGAGTTCGCCTTCCAGTTCTACGTCGCCTACGCCGGCCAGTACGCCGCCTACGGCGTGATCGGTGGCGTCCTTCTCGTGCTGATCTGGCTCTACTACAGCGCCCTCGTACTCCTGCTGGGGGCCGTCGTGAACGTCGTTTTCGCTGGTCGCTCCACCCACCTCGGCGACGAGCGTGCGCCGCTCGATGACTCTCGCTCCGCCGACACCACTCCGGACGGCGGGCGGTGGCGGTGGTAA
- the srp19 gene encoding signal recognition particle subunit SRP19 has protein sequence MVENVIWPAYLDRELSRSEGRRVSRSAAVPEPTVDEIARAAGQVGYDVVIEREKTYPREYEPRGRVVIENADDAGKSDLLQAVAAYVAVLRE, from the coding sequence ATGGTCGAGAACGTCATCTGGCCCGCCTACCTGGATCGGGAGTTGAGCCGGAGCGAGGGGCGACGGGTGTCCCGATCGGCGGCCGTCCCGGAGCCGACCGTCGACGAGATCGCGCGCGCCGCCGGCCAGGTCGGGTACGACGTGGTGATCGAACGCGAGAAGACCTACCCGCGCGAGTACGAGCCGCGCGGGCGGGTCGTGATCGAGAACGCCGACGACGCCGGCAAGTCCGACCTCCTCCAGGCGGTCGCGGCGTACGTCGCCGTCCTCCGGGAATGA
- a CDS encoding H/ACA ribonucleoprotein complex subunit GAR1 → MKRAGEVVRVAQGLAIVRCPDEAHPDIGTELSDQELSTVGRVVDVFGPVERPYLAVDPRNEPTLLLGSRLYAE, encoded by the coding sequence ATGAAACGCGCGGGTGAGGTCGTGCGGGTCGCCCAGGGACTCGCGATCGTCCGCTGTCCCGACGAGGCACATCCCGACATCGGGACCGAACTCAGCGATCAAGAGCTCTCGACGGTGGGTCGGGTGGTCGACGTGTTCGGCCCGGTCGAACGGCCGTATCTCGCGGTCGACCCGCGGAACGAACCGACACTACTGCTCGGCAGCCGGCTCTACGCCGAGTAA
- a CDS encoding FecR/PupR family sigma factor regulator, translating into MNGDDELEGSDEQDFREHFAPVARSIRRTVTSRTIQVYAVSFVGIVILSASIGPAVVGAYATVQEDYGLCSDPDLEVSSADDTAELTAGNDVPEFVRLDYDELSTAEQRAFRAALASANGVKPIEGDVEHRSAFRDGALVTYQGENHYAVIGSRNDCVTDSFNLPLSIAGLVVGSGLVIAPGVWRLRGNGAEEAVDE; encoded by the coding sequence ATGAACGGCGACGACGAACTGGAGGGCAGCGACGAGCAGGACTTTCGTGAGCATTTCGCGCCGGTCGCACGGAGCATTCGACGAACGGTCACGAGCCGGACGATCCAGGTCTACGCGGTCTCGTTCGTCGGGATCGTGATCCTCTCTGCGAGCATCGGTCCCGCCGTCGTCGGTGCGTACGCCACCGTTCAGGAGGACTACGGGCTGTGTAGCGATCCCGATCTCGAAGTCTCGTCGGCGGACGACACCGCCGAACTCACGGCTGGCAACGACGTTCCCGAGTTCGTCCGCCTCGATTACGACGAGCTATCGACCGCCGAACAGCGTGCCTTCCGGGCGGCGCTCGCCTCCGCGAACGGCGTGAAGCCGATCGAGGGAGATGTCGAGCATCGCTCGGCGTTCCGCGACGGGGCGCTCGTCACCTATCAGGGAGAAAACCACTACGCGGTGATCGGGTCGCGCAACGACTGTGTCACGGACTCGTTCAACCTCCCGCTGTCGATCGCAGGGCTGGTGGTGGGATCGGGACTGGTGATCGCGCCGGGCGTGTGGCGGCTCCGCGGAAACGGGGCCGAGGAGGCCGTCGATGAGTGA
- a CDS encoding DUF6789 family protein, with protein sequence MVNAGPLIERVTGQPESAALADLRRIVVGGMVGGIAGGLGTLAFSVVLYLAIVLGAFEPAQFGELAGLAGIGDPIVGEGNPLVGYLIFVGGGMTTWPFLFAALHHYLPGWRMAVSGITFAAIGWAGFSIAFYSGQTGIDLLLFVVLTFVGQCLYGLVLGLVFEYADPRVDVAFVGTTFQ encoded by the coding sequence ATGGTCAACGCTGGGCCCCTCATCGAACGGGTGACGGGCCAACCCGAATCCGCAGCGCTCGCGGACCTCAGACGGATCGTCGTCGGCGGAATGGTCGGCGGAATCGCCGGCGGTCTCGGCACGCTCGCGTTCTCGGTCGTTCTCTATCTCGCGATCGTCCTCGGCGCGTTCGAGCCCGCCCAGTTCGGCGAGCTCGCGGGACTCGCCGGGATCGGCGACCCGATCGTGGGCGAGGGCAACCCACTGGTTGGCTATCTCATCTTCGTCGGCGGCGGGATGACGACGTGGCCGTTTCTGTTCGCTGCGCTCCATCACTACCTTCCTGGCTGGCGGATGGCGGTCAGCGGGATCACCTTCGCGGCCATCGGCTGGGCCGGCTTTTCGATCGCGTTCTATTCGGGCCAGACCGGCATCGATCTCCTCCTCTTCGTCGTGCTCACGTTCGTCGGCCAGTGTCTCTACGGACTCGTGCTCGGGCTGGTTTTCGAGTACGCCGATCCCCGCGTCGACGTCGCCTTCGTCGGAACGACGTTCCAGTGA